GGATAACACCGCAAGAAGACCTAACAATTCTCTTATTTACCATGGTTCCAGTCCTGAGAAATACCAGAAATGGTTGGAAAACATTATTTTATTAAGTAAAAGTCAAGCATCGATTGATACGCAAATGGTCTTTATAAATGCCTGGAATGAATGGGCAGAAGGTGCTCATTTGGAACCTGATCGTAAATACGGGTATGCATATCTTCAAGCGACTGCCAACGCGCTTATTCGTACAAGGGAGGAAAAGTTTCTCAGCTTATAACACTTATATTGATTTAGTTCCTGTACTGCAACTGAAGGAGAGGGAAAGCGTGGGCGTATTAAGAAAGGCAATAAATTTTCAGCATCTACTTGATCGCTTAACAGGTCAGGAGAAAATAGGTATTTATATTTTTGGTACAGGTTATGGCGGGAATTTAGTATTAGAAAATTTAAAATTATATACTTCGTATGATCTATATGAACTAAAGGGCTTCTTGGATAATGATTCGAAGAAAAATGGCATTATGCTTAAGGACCTTCCTGTAACAACGCCAAGTAGTGATATAATTGATGCGAACGATTATATTTTCATTGCCTCTGATAAATACGCTGATGAAATGAAAAATCAGTTGTTAAGCTTGGGGGTTAACGAAGCTAATATTGTTCATTCTGATCAATATTTAGAAGAATTATTGCCACAGAATGCTTTTAAATATGACCTTGAAATGCAAATGAATGGAGAAAGTTCACATTCATTAATACTTAGGCAAATTAAGCCTAAGTCGGTAGTTTTAGAAATCGGCACCGCTACCGGTTACATGACGAAGTATTTAAAAGAAACATTGCAATGCTCCGTTACTGGGATTGAAGTAGATCAACTATCAGCAGCTAAAGCTGCCGTATACGCTGACAAAATGATTGTTACAGATCTAAATAATTTTGAATGGGTTGGTAAGCTATCTAATAATAAATTTGACTATATTATTTTGGCAGATGTTTTAGAGCATTTGCAGAACCCTTATGAAGTCCTTCAGCGAACAGTAGGTTTTTTGAAAGAAAATGGGAAAATAGTAGCCTCTATTCCTAATATCGCCCATAATGCAATATTGATGGATCTTATGCAAGATAAATTTAAATATCATTCATTTGGATTGCTTGATGATTCGCATATTTTCTTCTTTACAGAAAATACAATTCGCCATTTGTTTCATAGTAGTGGCTTAGAAATATGCCAGTGGGAAAAGATAATTGTGTCCCCCAAAAATACTGAATTTAAACAAAACTATGATAGATTCCCATATGCAGTAAAAGAATATTTGCAACAAAGAGCTACTGGGGAAATATATCAATTTATTGTTTGTGGTAGAAAAGTAGCTGATTTACTTAAAAATAAGCGAGTGGTGTTTTTTGGATCGGGTTTGTCAAACCAACTATTACTGCAATGTTTCCCTGTTAAAGTAGATTACTTTGTGGAAGACAATCCTAAAAGATGGAACAGTATAGTCAACGGGTTACCTGTATATAACTCTTCTGTTTTGTTAAAAGAAAATACAAAAGATCTGATTATAATTGTAGCAAGTCAGTTTTATACCGCATTTTCAAAGCGGTTAGAAACAATGGGATTTGAAGAAAGACATCATTTTTATAGTAGTGAGTTGTTTGATAGTTTTTTGGATATGAAGTTACATTTTAATAGAGCAATTAAGTGAATATAAGTCGAATGGTGATTGGAAAACTGTAGTTAATATAGTGATAAGTTGGTGATTTGGTGGACAATGTCAATTCTAATGTAGCCGCACTAAGTAAATTAGAAGAAATAGTACAATTAGCATTAGACAATTTAAATGTACCTAATGCTAATTGTACTAACAAATTAGGAATATATATATTTAGTACGGGACAGGGTGGACAAGCTACTTGTCGATATTTGCTTACGAATTATGTTTCCAATAATCATAAGTATTATATCAGAGGTTTTTTGGATAACAATCCAAGAAAAAGAGTTTCCACTGTGACAGGATTTACAGTCTTTTCGCCGCATAACGCAATTATTGATGGTGATGATATCATCATTATTGCCTCGTTAAATTATTGTTATGATATGAAAAAACAATTGTTGGAAAGAGGGATAAAAGCAGAGCAGATTATTTTACCGGGGAATTGGCTGACCAGAATTTTAGCAATAAACAAACAGCTGCCCTCATTAAAGTATCCTGTAAATAAACTTGATAGTGAAAAAATATATGAAACTTATATAATGAATCTCATTAGGAGTGCTAGTGAGAAATCGAAAGATTTTATTGATGATGATCCATACTTAAAGGTTGATTTAACTGAACAAGATGTAAAGTTGATCGCTTTTTATCTTCCTCAATTTCATTCTATACCGGAAAATGATTCTTGGTGGGAGAAAGGTTTCACAGAATGGACCAATGTAACAAAAACGGTGCCTCAATATAATGGTCACTATCAGCCACATTTTCCCACTGATTTAGGCTTTTATGACCTTCGTAATATTGGGATAATGAAAAGACAAGTTGAAATGGCAAAGCAGTATGGGATATACGGATTCTGTTTCTATCATTATTGGTTTGCCGGCCAGCGATTATTAGAAACACCGGTGAATAATTTTTTAAAGCATAAAGAATTGGTATACCCATTTTGCCTTTGCTGGGCTAATGAAAATTGGACTCGGCGTTGGGATGGTTTGGAAAACGAGATATTAATTTCTCAAAACCATTCCGAAGAAGATGATTTAGCTTTTATTGAAGATGCTGCTAGGTATTTTAAGTCTAAGAGATATATTAAAATTCAAGGCAGACCGTTATTTATAGTATATCGGCCATTGCTATTTCCAGATCCTGAAAAAACTATAAAAATTTGGAAAGAATATTGTCGTCAAATGGATATAGGTGATTTGTTTGTGGCAGGTATTAAGGGCTTTGGCCTTGAGCAAAATGATATTTATGGCCTAGATGCTTTAATCGAATTTCCACCTTTTGGGTTTTATTCTCAAGATATTACGGATAGCGTTATGTTAATGAATTCAAATTTTTCAGGTGCTATATATGACTATAATTTCTGCATAAACAAAGATTATTTGCATAAAGAAAAAGGCTTAATTTTCAGGGGAGTTATGCCTGGCTGGGATAATACGGCTCGACGTCCCGATGCTGCAACTATTTTCCATGATTCCTGCCCGGAAAAGTATCAAAATTGGTTGGAAAATGCGATTCGTTTCACAAAAGACAAATTACCCAATGAACAACAATTTATTTTTGTTAATGCTTGGAATGAGTGGGCGGAAGGTGCTCATTTGGAGCCAGATCGAAAATATGGTTACGGAAATCTTCACGCTACGGCCAAGGCATTAATTAAAAGTCGTACTAGGGAGTAGTTTCAACGTCAAGCAAGCCAGAGCATAACGGAAGTCAATTTTTAAAAAGCCGAAAAGTAAAGACCGATTTACATCGGGTAGCCAGTTTGCGATTAGATTTAAGTTCAAGGCTGATTCTCACGGAACCATATACCATTTCCTAGTTACAGAAAGGAATTACAGATGGAAAATAGGGTTT
Above is a genomic segment from Dendrosporobacter quercicolus containing:
- a CDS encoding glycoside hydrolase family 99-like domain-containing protein codes for the protein MDNVNSNVAALSKLEEIVQLALDNLNVPNANCTNKLGIYIFSTGQGGQATCRYLLTNYVSNNHKYYIRGFLDNNPRKRVSTVTGFTVFSPHNAIIDGDDIIIIASLNYCYDMKKQLLERGIKAEQIILPGNWLTRILAINKQLPSLKYPVNKLDSEKIYETYIMNLIRSASEKSKDFIDDDPYLKVDLTEQDVKLIAFYLPQFHSIPENDSWWEKGFTEWTNVTKTVPQYNGHYQPHFPTDLGFYDLRNIGIMKRQVEMAKQYGIYGFCFYHYWFAGQRLLETPVNNFLKHKELVYPFCLCWANENWTRRWDGLENEILISQNHSEEDDLAFIEDAARYFKSKRYIKIQGRPLFIVYRPLLFPDPEKTIKIWKEYCRQMDIGDLFVAGIKGFGLEQNDIYGLDALIEFPPFGFYSQDITDSVMLMNSNFSGAIYDYNFCINKDYLHKEKGLIFRGVMPGWDNTARRPDAATIFHDSCPEKYQNWLENAIRFTKDKLPNEQQFIFVNAWNEWAEGAHLEPDRKYGYGNLHATAKALIKSRTRE
- a CDS encoding class I SAM-dependent methyltransferase, whose protein sequence is MGVLRKAINFQHLLDRLTGQEKIGIYIFGTGYGGNLVLENLKLYTSYDLYELKGFLDNDSKKNGIMLKDLPVTTPSSDIIDANDYIFIASDKYADEMKNQLLSLGVNEANIVHSDQYLEELLPQNAFKYDLEMQMNGESSHSLILRQIKPKSVVLEIGTATGYMTKYLKETLQCSVTGIEVDQLSAAKAAVYADKMIVTDLNNFEWVGKLSNNKFDYIILADVLEHLQNPYEVLQRTVGFLKENGKIVASIPNIAHNAILMDLMQDKFKYHSFGLLDDSHIFFFTENTIRHLFHSSGLEICQWEKIIVSPKNTEFKQNYDRFPYAVKEYLQQRATGEIYQFIVCGRKVADLLKNKRVVFFGSGLSNQLLLQCFPVKVDYFVEDNPKRWNSIVNGLPVYNSSVLLKENTKDLIIIVASQFYTAFSKRLETMGFEERHHFYSSELFDSFLDMKLHFNRAIK